One genomic segment of Hydra vulgaris chromosome 14, alternate assembly HydraT2T_AEP includes these proteins:
- the LOC136090999 gene encoding uncharacterized protein LOC136090999 has product MLTEFLFTKIEEEDIGNIWFQQDGATCHTAEATLDVLRPVFEDRIISRRADVVWPPRSCDLTPLDYYLWGALKEKCYADKPEIIDALKDNIHEAIGEIQLHTIDNMLKNWTDCVGYCMASRGSHLNEIIFHY; this is encoded by the coding sequence ATGTTGACCGAATTTTTGTTCACAAAAATTGAAGAGGAGGATATTGGCAACATTTGGTTTCAACAGGACGGCGCTACGTGCCACACAGCCGAAGCTACACTCGATGTTTTGCGCCCTGTTTTTGAAGATCGCATTATCAGCCGCAGAGCTGATGTCGTTTGGCCACCTCGGAGCTGCGATTTGACACCGTTGGACTATTATTTGTGGGGTGCCCTCAAAGAAAAGTGTTACGCCGACAAGCCAGAGATAATTGACGCTTTAAAGGACAATATTCATGAAGCCATCGGTGAAATACAGCTGCACACAATCGATAATATGCTTAAAAATTGGACCGATTGTGTAGGCTACTGCATGGCCAGCCGAGGCAGCCATTTGAAtgaaattattttccattattaA
- the LOC136090998 gene encoding uncharacterized protein LOC136090998: MACGETVFAATIEEVHTAIYVSITVDGTPDMSHTEQIIFVLRFIRLGSDNQWIVKERFLKVLNLEKKKSSDIAKLIINVLDQRQIDLKNCRGQGYNNRANMSGVYKGMQAIVLEENPLFIPCSAHSLNIAGVHSAEPSIVFKNYFGNIQSL; this comes from the coding sequence ATGGCATGTGGGGAAACTGTTTTTGCTGCTACTATCGAAGAGGTCCACACAGCCATTTATGTTTCCATTACTGTTGATGGAACTCCAGACATGTCTCATACGGAACAAATCATTTTCGTTCTTCGGTTTATCCGCCTAGGATCTGACAACCAATGGATAGTAAAAGAGCGTTTTCTGAAGGTAttaaatctggaaaaaaaaaagagttctgACATTGCAAAGTTGATTATAAACGTTTTGGATCAACGCCAAATTGATTTAAAGAACTGTAGGGGCCAGGGCTATAATAACAGGGCTAATATGTCGGGTGTATACAAAGGAATGCAGGCCATTGTTCTCGAGGAAAATCCTTTGTTTATACCTTGCAGTGCGCATAGTCTCAATATAGCTGGCGTTCATTCTGCAGAACCCTCTATTGTATTCAAGAACTATTTTGGCAACATCCAATCCTTGTAA